ATAAGTAACGTATTTTTCCattattaaaattacaaaaacatcACTAACTACACCTTTTCTGGTCGTGGCAAAATAACTGTTACATGTAATTAAAGGCGAGTCAACTCCGTCAACAATATACGTCAGAATTAGTGCCGTTATTTCACACGTATACATTTCGTTTAAAATACATCATACTTGTTTTAGTTTCATTCGCTGACAGTCTTATTCTTTTCACAAtgtcatgaatatttataattcacatgtacataattattatgaCTACATATAACGTTTAAATTTGACTTGGTGCAATAGAAAACTTCTTCTCTGAAAAGTAAGCATTTTTAACAGATTTATATTgcaatgtacatgtactatgcACAAGTCTGAAATGAATATCTGAGTTTTATGTTCTTTtcctgttttaatgtttttaatagaAGTCATGAAAGTGATTTTTGTTTCAGCAATAGTTCCATTGAATGACAATAAATGGCGGCGGGTCCAGGTAGCGCTGAAATTTCAAATGTACCTGCATATGAAGAAGAACATTTTGTGACTGCATTCACAGACCATGGTATTGCTGGAGTTCAGAAGTATGTCTCAGAAAGACTTGATGCATGGCGACATATCCCACTGGATATTGCAGTAACCGGGAAAACAGGAGCTGGAAAATCTACTTATATCAATGCTATTCGCCAACTAAAAGTTGGACAGGAAGGAGCCGCGTACACAGACGTGAAGGAAGCCACGAAAGAAATCCGATCCTATAAACAcccttcaaataaaaatattgtattttgggATTTACCTGGAGTTGGTACTGATAATTTTAAACGAGAAAATTATCTAGATCAAGTTAATCTTAAAAAGTATGATTTTTTCATCATACTTTCTTCGGAGCGGTTTTCTGAAGATGATGGTTGGTTGGCTACAGAAATCAAACAGATGGGGAAGAGGTTTTACTTTGTCCGCACGAAAGTGCAGATAGATATTGTTAATGAACCACTAAGCAGGGAAACTCCACGCCAAAGGGAAGAAATATTAGACACGATTAGAAACGACTGTAAGGAAAACCTTAAAAAGCACGAGCTGTCTGACAGTGATGTTTATTTGATTGATAATTTCATACCAGATGACTTTGATTTCGATAACCTACAAGCAAAGATTATCAAGGACGCACCACAGCTAAAAAGAGAAGCCATTGCATTCTCACTCTCTGGTCGCACAGATGAAATTATCCTTCAGAAAAAGATTGAACTCGAAAAGAGAATCCCAATCATTGCATTTGCATCTGCTGTAGCTGGTGCCGTTCCTCTACCTGGTTTGGGTACATCTGTCGACGTTGGTTTGTTGGGTCAAGAAACACGTTTGTATAAGAAGCAGTTCGGTTTAACCGATGAGGCGATAAAAAAGAGTGCACAAATATTAGGTATGCGTGAAGAAGAACTGAAGCAGAAGCTCGATCTGaaaacatttctgttaaattGCACAACGAAAGGAATGATAGTTTTGTTAAGGGAGATAGCGATTGAAGAAGCGGCTGCTGAAGCCGTAAAATTCGTTATTCCAATTATAGGCAGCGCAGTTTCAGGGGTATTATCATACAAGACAACTTCATATTGCCTGCGGAATATTCTCGAGGAAATGTACCAAGATTCCGTGAAGATAAACAAGAAGTTCAGCACACACTTAGCTCAGGCCACTGCAGTGTAGTCTAGCGAATGGCCTCACTGTCTCAGCAACGACCTGACTTTATGTAAATATACCatgaagaaaaataataaagggtGTTAATTGTGTTAGTTTGCAAAGTATTAATAAGCCAAGAAGAAAATTTTATCATCGTACAATTCGTATTATACAATGTTTTACGTGCATTATATAGCATGAGAAACATGACAGAGGAAAAAGTAAGATGTCATTATCAAGACAGTGTACTTACTTTCCTAAGCATACGGATATGCAGTCCTATCAGGATTATCTGGTCGGATAGAttataatatattgtattatatacattttagtggtatatattaacatttacagTGATGAAGAAACTGTATTTCATATATGACCGATGGGATATTTAAGTAACTTACCAGTGTGCCTGTCAGAATGTCATTCTCAAGTTCCAAAAAACCTTTTTGGCACTTCAAAGACGAAGCATGTGTGCAGTAGATGATTTCCAATTTTGTGCTTTTAATATGCAtgtttcggggagcatccatcggttttaccgatattttttgtttatattgctaGATCACATTGTATTGTTATTTCATTCAGCTATTTGCCCTTACAACATGGGGCCGcataatgaaaaatcatttttacattaaaCATTTCAACTAGGGTTTTAATTCCTATGTTAACTCGCTGAagctaaaatgtgtttttgaataGGTTTTAAGGCATGTTAGATCCTTCCAAATGATTGGTTACTTTACCAATTTCAAGAACAAATGCGATACGTTTTTTTAAAGACACGGTTAAACTTTTAAGatgctaattaaaattgaaaaggaAAGCGGCATCATTTCCCTGTTTATATCCAAAGAAATTTAAAGAACATCTgtactaaataaaaataattaacgtctcataataaattattatggacttttaaaactacttaaagtTTAAACTGCGCATTATACTACTTACGATTTACTAATTCGATTtacaaaagaacaattttttgTAGCCAGACGTTCTGCgcaatttaaaaattcaaataactaTTATGGCATAACCATTTCTGTGGTCAGTTAAAACAAGGACATGGAAATACAAGTagtatgaaattttacctgaaacGGTGTATGTCATAATTATAATGGTGACATTTTATGCAGAGGAAGATCCTATGTGCACTTCCAGGCATTGTATCCGACATGGGTAGACATCAGTCTATAACTTACATTTCCCATTCTATTAAAAAATATGTCCACATGTCCATTACAAAATCCCCTTTTCCTCTTTCTTTGACCCCTGCACCCACCCATTTATACTGTGGCTTCTCTCAACAGGAATTCAACATTTAATTGGTGCACTTTTGTGTATGTATGTTATTTGATTGgggataaattacatattattgtacattacattttcatctgtctgtgaagtgttataacatattttcatgaaatttccttaaaaccatgtgtattaaaatataaatatttcctgcATGAATTATTTTGACCGCTtaagtttcatttatttctgtcaacagttgaacttaatttcataaaaatactacTTATCAAATACTGCAGACGTGATTatttttgcacaattttttttttaccaaatcgcgAATCCAGTTAAAATGTACGCATAACACATCTCGGTTTTAAATTAGGAAAAGTAAGCATCATAAGGAATTTCATTCTTTGTGTATGGGAATATTTTTGCATGTTAACCAGACCGGAAGtaccattttcatcattattaaatttttttttttcaatttcagatCTCTTcccactgtttttttttatcaaggattcaaacaattcataaatagaattaaattgacagtattttgatgtaatttatatgttttcaaatttaaattgtaatttatttatacttactgggttcttttacaattagtgaaaatctctctctaccttactcaccaagtcataaaagcaaagcacTGCTTATTGAACTTTTGGGGCAGTCAgccaaaggttacattacatcatgaacacaCTTGCAATGATcttaatgagatggtgattactAGCGAGTATGAAATCTGTCCGGTTCagaatcgcatttgtccagtcgttagagacagaggcaagagatattgtaaattcttttagaaagtggtatcaaagaggattgattttatggccatgtgctttacattcaatgactctaacgactgatgccagtctagatTTTAATATGTGTTCGTCCGTAATATTCCTACACTAGTTTCTTAGCAacaaaataaggggaaaaaacgcagtacaaaatataatttggaaaaaataataaaacattctgaatgaaatgaaagtccgtttaatttttgttgcatagtataaataccgtgttctcatagacttctgtacgaaaaaggtcattgttttccattaattttgataattgtatcaaatgttcgataaaatagaagttttactgaaatatcttgaatgatttagttcaacactttgtctaaacatacagtaagttctcatacatgtagCCTTTaaccccgtcgaaacgagatccgatacATTACCATATTTTAACTAAATCATCCTGAActagttatgtatcagcatgtttggaaataaaaaaaaaaggaaaaagccacttcatattttcataatgattaaatctgatatcagaattgcatgttaaaagttaagttttaaatttactatcttaaagtgactactcagtatggattatcagtctcaactggaatttaatctttaagtaccattaaaactggctgtcaaaATGTCAATCTAAAACCCAGCGGAGACCGAACATTGTTTTGTGAAAATTAGGCATGGGACGCGTCCAAGGTCAAATTCCGATCATCATGCATACATAAGTCTAAAATCGTTTGTAACGCTCTACTTGAGGTAGAAtccctcgattataaatatctatattcaacgcacattacccttaccctgctaaatttctacaatgaacttgccCATCATTCAATTATGACATtaccattacctgttaaaaggagtgcttaacAAAATGGTACtgaactgaatggcgaacagtgcagatcttgatcagactgcacggatgtgcaagctaatcatgcatgatctacactggtcgcaaaggcagaaccaatcaaTCGCGTACAGCATCATAAgggttgaacactaaatcctccatagcacTATTGGTAGCGACAGCAGAAAATATTTCTGTTGCCACGGCGGTCTGGCTTCGATTCCCGGCGCAGTcatcttttttccttgatttggcattttaaatatttatgaaaggcAACATATAGGTCCGGGTGTTTAGAATTTgtaagatttcttggttaagttttatgtttaggtcaacctttctcctaaactatcaaagctattgctttgaaacttgcaacacttgttcaccatcataagctgaccctgtacatcaagaaacgtaactccatcctgcttttttcaagaattattgccccttttggacttagaaaatcaaatttcttggttaagttttatgtttaggtcagcttttctcctaaactaccaaaggtattgctttgaaacttggaacatttGTTCcccatcaaaagctgaccctgtacagcaagaaacataactccattctgctttttgcaagaattatagcccttttggacttagaaaatatcagatttcttggttaagttttatgttttcgtcaacttttctcctaaactatcaaagctatttctttaaaacttgcaacacttgttcatcatcataaactgactctgtacatcaagaaacataactccatcctgttttttttttgcaagaattatggccctttttggacttagaaaatcatgggtaggacaatttttctattatatgcATTAACCAattgttttatagtaaaatatctttataaatcatttcttttgtactcagataaaactttgtttcaatttattactcttgttaataatattttattatcatactaaaatggaaaataaaactattttaaaaagaaaaatgtttatctatttttacttatgtatatgaaacaaataattttctattgcAAACTCATATCAGAGAAATGTGTTTCTCCTTATCATAAGCAATCTAAAGATCATTATCTAATCATACTTACTATCATGCTGGTTTTTCTCTGCCACAGAGCGAGatgcatgtatttataattatCTATTAATGATGCATGCCCTTAAGGTTACCTGGCTCAAAAAGAGCGATATTTCGGGCCAATTCGTAGTAGTGTATGGTATGTGTAGGTAACttggacaaagatttaaactcatgaaaactcacggtatatattggtttaaaaaattataatgtaGCCATCTTTTATATCTTGATAACGTGTCCGGGAgaactgaatgaattcagtaccgtataaaaatgaatttgtagggtttgaaatagttcagaatatacatgtataataacaaGTAAGACATTTATTACCGCGGTGCATTAAACTGTCACAcatcgtatcgtgcatattcaaaattgtgtgTCGTACAAAAGCATTTCAGCGACCCGAGTGCAACAGGACGAAACTatgtttccaaaatcactatatacattctttgataccaaaaATTCAactaacttgtaa
The genomic region above belongs to Mercenaria mercenaria strain notata unplaced genomic scaffold, MADL_Memer_1 contig_1594, whole genome shotgun sequence and contains:
- the LOC128551728 gene encoding T-cell-specific guanine nucleotide triphosphate-binding protein 2-like codes for the protein MAAGPGSAEISNVPAYEEEHFVTAFTDHGIAGVQKYVSERLDAWRHIPLDIAVTGKTGAGKSTYINAIRQLKVGQEGAAYTDVKEATKEIRSYKHPSNKNIVFWDLPGVGTDNFKRENYLDQVNLKKYDFFIILSSERFSEDDGWLATEIKQMGKRFYFVRTKVQIDIVNEPLSRETPRQREEILDTIRNDCKENLKKHELSDSDVYLIDNFIPDDFDFDNLQAKIIKDAPQLKREAIAFSLSGRTDEIILQKKIELEKRIPIIAFASAVAGAVPLPGLGTSVDVGLLGQETRLYKKQFGLTDEAIKKSAQILGMREEELKQKLDLKTFLLNCTTKGMIVLLREIAIEEAAAEAVKFVIPIIGSAVSGVLSYKTTSYCLRNILEEMYQDSVKINKKFSTHLAQATAV